In a single window of the Thermodesulfobacteriota bacterium genome:
- a CDS encoding Gfo/Idh/MocA family oxidoreductase: MTDAIVAVLGTGSIGRRHLAVLKTLGIRSIAVPVRPDRAGALAADGWEVAGSLDEAASRGARAAVIATDTLRHVPDTLHALRLGLDVLCEKPLAEDALSAGRLPDRAGESAPRLFVAYCLRFDRGLGGFRARLASIGDIHSARIECRSFLPGWRPHRDYRESYSARASEGGVLRDLCHEVDYACWLFGFPEAVSGMTGNTGRLGIESEEIAEAFWVSPGGVRVSVGLDYLSDPPSRFVRAHGSLGMLEYDFHSRRLVLRTKGGERREERMEGDPGDMYAEQMRRFLQAASGGDPGVLATGGDGRKALALCDAWRRSSASGRREVLSS; this comes from the coding sequence ATGACCGACGCCATCGTGGCTGTTCTCGGGACCGGCTCCATCGGGCGCCGCCATCTCGCAGTCCTGAAAACCCTCGGAATCCGGTCCATCGCGGTGCCCGTCCGCCCGGACCGGGCCGGGGCCCTTGCCGCCGATGGGTGGGAGGTCGCAGGATCCCTGGACGAAGCGGCGTCCCGGGGGGCGCGGGCGGCGGTCATCGCGACCGACACGCTGCGCCACGTGCCGGACACGCTGCATGCGCTGCGCCTCGGCCTCGATGTCCTTTGCGAAAAGCCGCTGGCGGAGGATGCGCTGTCGGCGGGCCGCCTCCCGGACCGAGCCGGGGAGTCGGCCCCCCGCCTGTTCGTCGCTTACTGCCTCCGGTTCGACCGGGGGCTCGGGGGCTTTCGGGCGCGCCTCGCCTCGATCGGAGACATCCATTCGGCGCGCATCGAGTGCCGCTCCTTCCTCCCGGGATGGCGGCCGCACCGCGATTACCGGGAAAGCTATTCGGCGCGGGCCTCGGAAGGCGGGGTGCTCCGGGACCTGTGCCACGAGGTGGATTACGCCTGCTGGCTCTTCGGCTTCCCCGAGGCGGTGTCCGGAATGACCGGCAACACGGGGAGGCTGGGAATCGAAAGCGAGGAGATCGCGGAGGCGTTCTGGGTCTCGCCCGGCGGCGTCCGCGTTTCCGTGGGGCTGGACTACCTGAGCGATCCTCCTTCCCGGTTCGTCCGGGCGCACGGAAGCCTCGGGATGCTGGAGTACGATTTCCACTCCCGGCGCCTGGTCCTGCGGACGAAGGGCGGCGAACGACGCGAGGAGAGGATGGAGGGGGATCCCGGAGACATGTACGCGGAGCAGATGCGCCGCTTCCTCCAGGCGGCCTCGGGCGGGGATCCCGGGGTCCTTGCGACGGGCGGCGACGGGCGGAAGGCGCTCGCGCTCTGCGACGCATGGAGGAGGAGCTCGGCGTCGGGCCGCAGGGAGGTGCTTTCGTCTTGA